The genomic DNA AAGAAATCAACTTTGTTGTTGAGAATGGCAGCATCGACTACGTCGAATTCGGAGGCGGCTGTGAAGGTAACCTCAAGGCCATCGCTTCAATGATTGAAGGCATGCATGTCGATTTCGTTCTGGACCGTTTCAGCGGCATCACCTGCGGCTCCAAATCTACTTCCTGCGTGGACCAGCTGTGCCACGCCCTGCGTGAAAAGATGGCAAAAGAGCAGTCCAAATAAGTTCTTCCAGAATTTCACTACAGATCGAAATGGCAAAGAAAAAGAGTCAGCGGTTAACCGCTGACTCTTTTTCTTTGTCTATTGTATCAAGCCTCTCATTATACTGAGAGTAAAATCATTCGAATTACTCGGCAAAAGGATCGGCCTTGATGGTTTCCCTTACTGCCACGGCAAGAAAGTCCGCCGGAGAAATACCATATTCACGACAGTACTTTTCCATACGCCCAACCAAATGCGTATGCAT from uncultured Pseudodesulfovibrio sp. includes the following:
- a CDS encoding TIGR03905 family TSCPD domain-containing protein, which encodes MDNAQLHMAPMISAPATQPKMEHYVPEKGVCTKEINFVVENGSIDYVEFGGGCEGNLKAIASMIEGMHVDFVLDRFSGITCGSKSTSCVDQLCHALREKMAKEQSK